One Natrinema halophilum genomic window carries:
- a CDS encoding VOC family protein, with the protein MATLSAHHVGLTVSDLEGALAFYRDVLDLTVVDRFSVGGEAFSDAVGLEEASADFAHLDADGVRIELVSYDPEAQSVPTTELNQPGAKHVSLSVDDLDAFYASLADDVSTISEPRTTESGTSILFLRDPGGNLIEILES; encoded by the coding sequence ATGGCGACTCTCAGCGCACACCACGTCGGACTCACAGTGAGCGATCTCGAGGGAGCGCTTGCGTTTTATCGGGACGTTCTCGATTTGACCGTCGTCGATCGGTTCAGCGTCGGCGGCGAAGCCTTTTCCGATGCCGTCGGCCTCGAAGAAGCGAGCGCCGATTTCGCCCACCTCGACGCCGACGGGGTCCGGATCGAACTCGTTAGCTACGATCCCGAAGCGCAATCGGTTCCGACGACTGAACTCAATCAACCCGGAGCGAAACACGTCAGCCTCTCGGTCGACGATCTCGACGCGTTCTATGCGTCTCTGGCGGACGACGTGTCGACGATCAGCGAGCCCCGAACGACCGAGAGCGGCACCAGCATCCTGTTCCTGCGAGACCCCGGTGGGAACCTGATCGAGATACTCGAATCGTAG
- a CDS encoding SDR family NAD(P)-dependent oxidoreductase, with protein sequence MADTAVIAGVGPGLGESLARKFVAEGCRVGLFARSADYLEELAADLGDDALAVPTDVTDPERVEAGFEEVRDAYGPVDILVNHASGGAWSGLRDISPEEFERAWRVSAYGALLCSQTAIEDMLDDDGGDGGDGGTIIFTGATSAVRGRGGAIGFSAAKFAVRGMAESMARELGPLGIHVAHVVIDGQIEPPRVRESQPDRDGDEFLDPDAIADSYWQLVEQDRSAWTLELDVRPHVEEF encoded by the coding sequence ATGGCAGACACGGCCGTGATCGCAGGCGTCGGTCCAGGACTCGGAGAATCGCTGGCGCGGAAATTCGTCGCCGAGGGCTGTCGGGTAGGGCTGTTCGCCCGCTCGGCGGACTACCTCGAGGAATTGGCGGCTGACCTGGGCGACGACGCACTCGCTGTGCCGACGGACGTCACCGATCCCGAGCGGGTCGAAGCGGGGTTCGAGGAGGTTCGGGACGCGTACGGTCCTGTCGACATCCTCGTCAATCACGCGAGCGGCGGGGCCTGGTCGGGCCTGCGGGACATCTCGCCCGAGGAGTTCGAACGGGCGTGGCGTGTCTCCGCCTACGGCGCGCTACTGTGTTCGCAGACGGCTATCGAAGACATGCTCGACGACGACGGTGGTGATGGCGGTGATGGCGGGACGATCATCTTCACCGGTGCGACCTCGGCGGTTCGTGGCCGCGGAGGTGCGATCGGCTTCAGCGCGGCCAAGTTCGCCGTCCGCGGGATGGCAGAATCGATGGCACGAGAGCTCGGTCCCCTGGGGATCCACGTCGCCCACGTCGTCATCGACGGTCAGATCGAACCGCCGCGAGTTCGCGAGTCTCAGCCCGACCGTGACGGGGACGAGTTCCTCGACCCTGACGCGATCGCCGACTCGTACTGGCAGCTCGTCGAGCAGGACCGATCGGCATGGACGCTCGAACTGGACGTCCGACCCCACGTCGAGGAGTTCTAA
- a CDS encoding haloacid dehalogenase type II, giving the protein MSFDPDQVTTITFDSYSTIVDVDAAVRALANHVDDPEPVSSLWRLRSLEYTLVANYLDAYQPFYEMNRDALQYALDVFDVDVDEDERDEILAVYHELEVFDDVRDGIKRLREGGYDCYVVSNGDPDMLSSMIDHADIDDLLADTISADEVETFKPAAELYRHAAARTGTPIDEIVHVTAGWYDVMGAKHAGMQGAWVDRKGRPWEAVAGEPDLTVDSFYDLADALGV; this is encoded by the coding sequence ATGTCATTCGATCCCGACCAGGTTACGACGATTACGTTCGATTCCTACAGCACTATCGTCGATGTCGATGCCGCCGTCCGGGCCCTCGCGAATCACGTCGACGACCCCGAACCGGTGTCGTCTCTGTGGCGGCTCCGGTCGCTCGAGTACACGCTCGTCGCGAACTACCTCGACGCCTACCAGCCGTTCTACGAAATGAACCGCGACGCGCTCCAGTACGCGCTCGACGTGTTCGATGTCGACGTCGACGAGGACGAGCGGGACGAAATTCTGGCGGTCTACCACGAACTCGAGGTCTTCGACGACGTCCGCGACGGGATCAAGCGACTCCGCGAAGGCGGCTACGACTGCTACGTCGTCTCGAACGGGGATCCGGATATGCTCTCCTCGATGATCGACCACGCGGACATCGACGATCTCCTCGCGGACACGATCAGCGCCGACGAGGTGGAGACGTTCAAGCCCGCCGCCGAACTGTACCGCCACGCCGCGGCGAGGACTGGAACCCCGATCGACGAGATCGTCCACGTGACCGCCGGCTGGTACGACGTGATGGGAGCGAAACACGCCGGTATGCAGGGCGCGTGGGTCGACCGGAAGGGACGGCCGTGGGAGGCGGTCGCCGGCGAGCCGGATCTGACCGTCGACTCGTTCTACGACCTCGCCGACGCGCTCGGCGTCTAA
- a CDS encoding NAD(P)/FAD-dependent oxidoreductase, producing MTDDLTDQREYDVVVIGGGPAGQTAGLYTTRLGHSTAVVERGGGRAAMMRNVHNLLGVTEDTSGTEYLETGREQLESYGCNVDRDFVSSVSPTDDERFRVCGSDVDYVAESIVLATGFNDVRPQPPLPRTGRGLHYCLHCDAYMFVDEPVYVMGHGDSAATVAAIMLNFTDTVDLLTRGAEPTWSDETATMLEAHPIDVVREDVTSVRNGEDGWLEALEFADGSVREYRGGFAMYGSEYNNGLATDLGCERNDDGTVAVDDHGRTSVDGVYAVGDLTPGHNQVPVALGEGAKAGIAIHWAQREFPRDGDETAATDAVRDEEVPGIPDELLEQAVSFHTYD from the coding sequence ATGACCGACGACTTGACCGACCAGCGAGAGTACGACGTCGTCGTAATCGGTGGCGGGCCAGCGGGACAGACCGCCGGGCTTTACACGACCAGACTCGGCCACTCGACGGCAGTCGTCGAGCGCGGCGGCGGCCGCGCGGCGATGATGCGAAACGTTCACAATCTCCTCGGAGTCACGGAGGACACGAGCGGCACCGAGTACCTCGAGACCGGTCGCGAGCAACTCGAATCCTATGGCTGCAACGTCGACCGCGATTTCGTTTCGTCCGTTTCCCCGACGGACGACGAGCGATTTCGCGTCTGCGGAAGCGACGTGGATTACGTCGCGGAGTCTATCGTCCTCGCGACGGGGTTCAACGACGTTCGGCCGCAACCGCCCCTCCCGCGGACCGGTCGGGGCCTTCACTATTGTCTCCACTGTGACGCGTACATGTTCGTCGACGAGCCAGTGTACGTGATGGGCCACGGCGACAGCGCCGCCACTGTCGCCGCCATCATGCTCAATTTCACCGATACCGTGGACCTACTGACGCGGGGAGCCGAACCGACATGGAGCGACGAAACCGCGACGATGCTCGAGGCGCACCCGATCGATGTGGTTCGCGAGGACGTCACGAGCGTTCGAAACGGTGAGGATGGCTGGCTCGAAGCACTGGAGTTCGCCGACGGAAGCGTCCGAGAATACAGGGGTGGATTCGCGATGTACGGCAGCGAGTACAACAACGGATTGGCGACCGACCTGGGCTGCGAACGCAACGACGACGGGACGGTCGCGGTCGACGACCACGGACGGACGAGCGTCGACGGCGTGTACGCGGTCGGCGACCTCACGCCGGGGCACAATCAGGTCCCGGTCGCGCTCGGCGAAGGGGCGAAAGCCGGCATCGCGATTCACTGGGCACAGCGGGAGTTCCCGCGAGACGGAGACGAGACGGCTGCGACCGACGCCGTCCGCGACGAAGAAGTGCCCGGAATTCCCGACGAACTGCTCGAGCAAGCCGTCTCGTTTCACACCTACGACTGA
- the pyrF gene encoding orotidine-5'-phosphate decarboxylase, which yields MNFFDRLHDRIRTVDSVVSVGLDPDPSRIPDHLREYDLPRWAFNRRIIDATHEHAAVFKPNAAFYEDPDGWRALQETIAYAHGKDVPVLLDAKRADIGNTTRQYAQMLETVDAITVNPYMGRDSLQPFLANGEAGVFVLCRTSNPGGADVQDLELETGEPVYERVAALADLWNENDNVGLVVGATQPAELEELREQVPDLPFLVPGIGAQGGDAEAAVEYGLADGVGLINSSRGIIFAGENDGEEFARASGQAAKRLKKRLNRYRENESSR from the coding sequence ATGAACTTCTTCGACCGCCTGCACGACCGAATCCGAACGGTCGACAGCGTCGTCTCGGTCGGTCTCGACCCCGATCCGTCGCGCATTCCGGATCACCTGCGGGAATACGATCTCCCCCGGTGGGCGTTCAACCGCCGCATTATCGACGCGACCCACGAGCACGCAGCCGTTTTCAAGCCGAACGCGGCCTTCTACGAGGATCCCGACGGGTGGCGAGCCCTCCAGGAAACGATTGCCTACGCCCACGGCAAGGACGTGCCCGTCCTGCTAGACGCCAAGCGCGCCGACATCGGAAACACGACCAGACAGTACGCACAGATGCTCGAAACCGTCGACGCGATCACCGTCAATCCCTACATGGGACGGGACTCCCTGCAGCCGTTTCTGGCAAACGGGGAAGCCGGCGTTTTCGTTCTCTGTCGGACCTCGAATCCGGGTGGTGCCGACGTTCAGGATCTCGAACTCGAGACCGGGGAACCCGTCTACGAGCGGGTCGCGGCCCTGGCAGATCTCTGGAACGAAAACGACAACGTCGGGCTCGTCGTCGGCGCGACTCAGCCAGCGGAACTCGAAGAACTCCGCGAACAGGTGCCCGACCTCCCGTTCCTCGTTCCCGGCATCGGGGCGCAAGGCGGCGACGCGGAGGCGGCCGTCGAGTACGGACTGGCCGATGGCGTAGGGCTAATCAATTCCTCGCGCGGTATCATTTTCGCCGGGGAAAACGACGGCGAGGAGTTCGCACGGGCCAGCGGGCAGGCTGCGAAACGGCTCAAAAAGCGACTCAATCGGTACCGTGAAAACGAAAGTAGTCGGTGA
- a CDS encoding AI-2E family transporter: MAVFDDWDGKRFVWVVLGLVIAALIGLALFRYIGALLFAIFVYYATRPFYRWLDQYVDHPNVTATVTILFVILPMVAVIAYAGIVALRELDQFLAASDLGAYRSLFQPYLRLARDGNVGRLIETLRSASGGSVGNVVRQGLPSTVRQLTSVAGFAFSVLARFFLMLTFLFYLLRDDHKLRRWFYDSIDHEQTIVGYANNVDDDLETVFVSNLAVILVAATVAAVTYYGLNVLASSGPVVGMPVLLSLLIGIGTLIPAVGMKIVYVPYGLLLLGLAVATPTPFWHPIAFLALTFVIVDTIPDFFARSFLSARSGVHMGLVLLGYFLGTLAFGWWGLFLGPIIVVLAVHFAHDIFPDLASHFVTD; this comes from the coding sequence ATGGCCGTTTTCGACGACTGGGACGGCAAGCGCTTCGTCTGGGTCGTGCTCGGGCTGGTCATCGCAGCGCTGATCGGACTCGCCCTCTTCCGGTACATCGGAGCGCTTCTCTTCGCTATCTTCGTCTATTACGCGACGCGGCCGTTTTACCGGTGGCTCGATCAGTACGTCGACCACCCGAACGTGACGGCGACGGTCACGATACTGTTCGTCATCCTCCCGATGGTCGCCGTCATCGCCTACGCGGGTATCGTCGCACTCAGAGAGCTCGATCAGTTTCTCGCCGCGAGCGACCTCGGGGCGTATCGATCACTCTTCCAGCCGTACCTGCGATTGGCCCGCGACGGAAACGTCGGTCGACTGATCGAGACGCTTCGATCCGCCTCCGGCGGCTCGGTCGGAAACGTGGTCCGCCAGGGACTTCCGAGCACCGTTCGGCAGTTGACTTCGGTTGCCGGATTCGCATTCTCGGTCCTCGCTCGCTTCTTTCTCATGCTCACGTTCCTGTTTTACCTCCTGCGGGACGATCACAAATTACGTCGGTGGTTCTACGACAGCATCGATCACGAGCAAACAATCGTCGGGTACGCGAACAATGTCGACGACGACCTCGAGACGGTCTTCGTCAGCAATCTCGCCGTAATTCTGGTCGCCGCCACCGTCGCCGCCGTCACGTACTACGGCCTCAACGTTCTCGCCTCGAGCGGGCCCGTCGTCGGAATGCCGGTGTTACTCTCCTTGCTCATCGGGATCGGGACGCTGATTCCGGCCGTCGGGATGAAGATCGTGTACGTCCCGTACGGCTTGCTCCTGCTTGGACTCGCGGTCGCGACGCCGACGCCGTTCTGGCATCCGATCGCCTTTTTGGCCCTCACGTTCGTCATCGTCGACACCATCCCCGACTTCTTCGCGCGGTCGTTTCTCTCTGCGCGCAGCGGCGTCCACATGGGACTGGTCCTCCTCGGCTATTTTCTCGGCACGCTCGCGTTCGGCTGGTGGGGGCTGTTCCTCGGCCCGATCATCGTCGTCCTCGCGGTCCACTTCGCCCATGATATCTTTCCTGACCTCGCCAGTCACTTCGTCACAGACTAA